The DNA sequence CCTTATGAGCGAAATTTTGACCACTAATCTCAATGGCGAATCGCTATTGCGCTAGCACTTCTACCTGCAATAGCTGTACCTGATCTTTCAAACGCTCGATGACCATATTCATCATACGCTTGTTCAAGGCCGATGAATTTTTGATGTATTCTAGGTATTCTTCACAGGTGAATTGACCGATGACCATTCCTTTTAGGGAGTTTCTGAATTTGATGTCCCGTTGAATCGAATTCTCTATATAATGAAACCGCTCTTCCCCAGAAAGCTCATAAAAACGGCCCTTATGCTTGTTTATGTAATTCTTGAAAACTTCGACGAAAAGGTTGTTCTGAAACTTGATGATGGGTCTTAAGGTCTCGTTTTGAAAGCGCTCTTCATCACCAATGGTGGTGCGTAGCACTGCGGATTGAACCTCAGGACGGATGCCCTTGAGATTTTTGGTCCGTGGATCCATGATGTAAGGTTTGAATAAAATTACATATTCATCATTTCATGGGTTGGATGGCCATGATTACTTTTCAACGGGGTTATAAACAAAAAAAGTCGCCCAAAACGAGCGACTTTTCAGTAGTTGAGTTAGTGTTTATTTGCTACCTAAAAACTCTTCAAAGCTCTTCAATTCAATGGATTGTTTTTTCAGGTACTTTGA is a window from the Muricauda sp. SCSIO 65647 genome containing:
- a CDS encoding glyoxalase yields the protein MDPRTKNLKGIRPEVQSAVLRTTIGDEERFQNETLRPIIKFQNNLFVEVFKNYINKHKGRFYELSGEERFHYIENSIQRDIKFRNSLKGMVIGQFTCEEYLEYIKNSSALNKRMMNMVIERLKDQVQLLQVEVLAQ